The window CGACCGCCAGCCAGCGGGCCCGGTTGACCCGGGTCTCCTTGAACTTCTCCGCCCGCATCCGGCTGAGCAGCGTCTCGATGTTCTGCGAACTCGGCCTGGCGGCCGGACCGACCGCGAGCGCCGCGCTGCCACCGAGATCCCGCGCGTCCGGCATCTTCTGCAGCATCTCCGGTACGGGTGACAGCCGATCCAATTCAGCCCGGCACTCCGCGCAGTCGGCGAGATGGGCATCGAGCAGTTCGGTGTCCGTCTCGTCCAGCCCACCGAGGAGATACCCGCCGAGCAACCTGTGCAGTGTCTGGTGGTCGTCGAGGTCGCTCATCGCAGCATCCCCATCTCCTCGAAGACGGTACGCAGCGCGCGTACGGCGTAATACGCGCGCGATTTCACCGTGCCCTCCGGCACCGAGAGTCTTCGGGCCGCGTCCGCCACGCTCTGGCCCTCGTAGTACATCTGCTGGATCACCGCCCGGTGTTCCGGCGACAGGCGTTCCAGCGCCTCCGCCACCAGCCAGCCTTCCACCATCTGATCAACATTGTCTGCCGACGGCACCGAGTTGACCGCGTTCTCATCGGCGACCAGCTTCGGCCGGCGCTGTTCGGCGCGCCAGGCGTTGGTCACCACGTTGCGAGCGATGGTGAGCAGGTACGACCTGGTCCGTCCCGGTTCCGGGTCGAGGTGGTCGATGTGCTTCCAAGCTCGTAACAGCGTCTCCTGAACCAGGTCCTCCGCCTTGTGCCGGTCATTCACGTACCGGGAGACGAAGTTGATCAGGACGGCATAGTGTTCGGTGTAGAGCGCGGTCATCAGTTGCTCGTCGGGGTTCACCCGTCGCTTCATCGGCGCCAGCTCTCCCCTCGGGTTCGGCCCGGCCACCCGGATGTACATCGTGGCATGTGGACCGGTTCAAGCGTGGCCCGGAAAACCTGGAAAGGTCGATGCCCGGCCCCCGAATCGGGGACCGGGCATCGGTTGTTCACGGGGACGTCGGTCAGGACGCCAGGCAGGCCTTCTTGCGGTCCGCCGTCTCGGGTCCGCCGCCGTACCTCAGCGTCCGGGCGCTCAGCTTGTAGAGCGTGTACTCGGGGGAGCCCAGGGTGTAGGTGGTCGGTTCCGGCGCCGTCGTCGTGCCGATCAGCGAGATGCTGCCGATCCGGGCGGCGGTGGTGTTGGCCAGGCTCCCGGTGGTGCCGTTGCCCATCTGGGTACACGGCACGGTGTTGATCGAGTTCGAGGCGACCTCGCCGTACATCTTGACCGTGGTCGTCTTGGAGAAGTCGATGGTCCAGTGCTTGGCCGGGAAGTAGCCGACCCACTCGGAGTCGTAGGCGATCCACCAGGCGTTGTCGTAGAACTCGATGCCGAACCGCTTCGTGGTGTCCATCGGAAGCGTGTCACCGGGCCGGATGTTCTTGCTGTACTGCTCGAAGCCGCAGCCGTTGTAGCACTGGGGCACGCCGTCGACCCAGGAGTAGACGAACAGGTGCGGGTCGTCGTCGCCGTTGACCACCCGGTCCACCGTCCAGCCGACCTCGACGGCCTGGTCGACCTTGTCCTTGCTCGCCACCACGGCCAGCTCGGCGAGCGTGTGGAAGTCGTCCTTGGCCAGCGTCGGCTTGTGGATGGTCAGGTTGGCGTAGGCGCCCTGGGTCACGACGTCCTGCGAGGCGACGTTGTAGTGGTAGAGCACCTCGGAGTTGGCGGCCGCCTTCGAGTTGATCCCCGGGGGTGCCGGCGGCACTACACTGGTCTCCTCCCGTTTGAGCGTGCTGGTGCGGGAGGAGGTGCGGCCCTTCGGCGCATACGCCTCGCCGGCCTCGGCGCCACTCGCGTCGGGAGCGGCCGCGTCGAGGCCGGACGTCTTGAGCGATCCACTGCTCGCCCCGTCCCGGCCGGTCTGGATGTCCTCGGGCTCGGCGCCCCACGGCAGGCGGGCCGGCGGGGTCGACGCCGGCTCCTCGGCCGGGGCGGAGGAAGCGGGGGCCGGGCTCTCCGGGATCTGCTCCGCGCCCGCGTCGAGAGTCGAGACGATCCCGATGGTGCCGATCACGACTGCGGATATGCCGGCGGCGAGCAGTCCGCGGCGAGACTTCAACACGTGTCCGTCCTCGTTGTCGGGACATCGGAGGAGGGGGCCTCCGGCGGCCGGTTCCGGGCGCGCTGGTCACCATATAGCGTTCACTATTCGGCAGGGACCGTCTGAGCAGCGTATTTCGGCGGAACGGCTGATAGGCCTAGGCCGATCTGGTGACACATCCACCGATTTAGCGCACGGAGTGTGTCGCCCTCGTTGCGGAACGAAGTTTTTCGCACCCTCTCCTGAAAGAGGCAAAGCTCGACAAGCTTCTTTCTCGCGACACCGTGGTCCCGGGGTTCGTCACACGCGGGGGTCGATCATGTGGTAAAACCTATCAGATCTATAGGGTTTATAGAGGAGGACCCCCGTGACGCTCGATCACGTCGCCATCGCTCAGCGCTTCTCCGCGGCCGCCGCCGAGTGGGCCGTCGCGCCCCGGTTCGATCCGGTCGAGCGCTGGTACCACCGGCTCGCGGTGGCCGACGACCATGAGGTCTGGCTGCTCACCTGGATGCCCGGGCAGGGCACCGAGATCCACGACCACGGTGGTTCGGCGGGCGCGTTCCACGTGCACGCCGGGACTCTCGCCGAGGACACCGTGTCGGTCGGCGGCGGCACACCACGTGTCGTGTCGCGGGAACTGGGCGAGGGCGCGAGCCGCCGGTTCGGCAGCCACCACATCCACCGCATCGAGAACCGCTCCGGCCGCCCCGCGGTGAGCGTGCACGTCTACGGCCCGGCGCTGACCAGCATGACCAAATACCGGCTCGGCCCGGACCGTCTGGAGGTGCTGACGGTCGAGCGGGCCGGCACGCAGTGGTGAGCCGCTACTGCGGGTAGACCACGCCGGAACGGCCGCTGTAGAGGTGCCTGGTGCCGTCCCGCTCGCGGCCGGTGTTCGGCGCGTCGAGCCAGACGATGTAGGCGGCACCCGAGGTCAGCCCGGTGATCGTGGTACGCACCGAGCATCCGGTCCCGGCCGGCACGGCCTGCCACACCGGCTCCGGCTGGCGGCCCGACACGACACCCTGCAGCACCGCGGTGACCCGGTAGTTCGAGTTGTACTGGGTCGGCCATTCGACGGTCAGCGATCCGGCGCCCGGCGTCACCTCGACCGGGATCATCACCGGCTCGGTCCGCGGCCAGATCCTGGTGCAGCTCGGGTCCGGCGTCGGCGCGGAGAGCGACACCGTCGGAGTGGCGGTCGGCTTGCCGAAACTCTCCGAGGGCGATGGCGTCGCCCGGCCCTGATCCACCACGATCCACTGCTTGCCGCCGCCGACGGTCGCCGCCGAGTCACCGGTCTCGTCCTTGCCGAGACCGAGCGCGGCACAGCCGCCCAACGTCAGCGAGGCCGCCGCCAGCACGAGCGCGATCCTGGTGTGCCGCATTCATCCCCCCGGGTCGGTGTCCCCCACCCATCGGCGTGCCGGAGCGGCTCCTTAGACACCGGCCGGCCGGAGGCGGTGCCCGGCCATCTCCAGTTCGCCGTCGTGTACGTGCACCGGGGTCTGCAGACCGGAGTCGTCGCGGAGCACCACCGACTCCCCGTCGACCAGGTAGGTGCCGCGAGCCGGGCGACGGCGGCCGGCCACCTCACCCGCGTACGTGCCGTCCCGGCGCAGCTGAAGCTTGACCGTCCCGTCCGGGCTGCGCCAGACGCCCACCACGGCGGCACCGGTGACCACCCTGGGGCGGGTGGCCGCCGGCCCGTTCTGGGCGCCCACCGTGCCACCCAGGGCGATGGCGAGCAGAGAGGCGGCGTCGAGCACGGTGAAGTCGACGTGGGTTTCGCAGGTGGTGGGCATGATCTTCGGGCTCCGGTTCGGTCGGGGTCGGCCTCTCCGGTCGGCACCGACGGCCCGCGCTCCTGGGTTTCCTGAGTTGCGATCAGGAGCGAACCGGTGCGCGTACGGGTGCGAGGGATCAGCCGGTGGCCCGCAGCGCCGCCGTGACCGCGACGGTGAACTTCTCCAGGTAGTCCTCCTCGATCGGCTCCCGGGCCACGGCCAGGCGCCAGTAGAGGGGCCCGAGGATCAGATCGACCGCGACGGCCGGATCGGTACCGGTCGGCAGCTCGCCCCGGGCCACCGCCTGACCGATCAGCTTCTCGCCGACCGCCTGTTGATGGGTGCGCAGGGCACGCTGGAGCGTCTCGGCGATCTGCGGGTTACGGGCGGCCTCGGCCATCAGGTCCGGGATGATCTGAGACGCCATCCGGTGCCGCAGCGCCGTGCTGACGATCATCAGGAGCAGCGACAGGTCGCCGGCGAAACTCCCGGTGTCGGGAAGTGGAACTTTTCGTTCCGCGACATCCGAGATTATCTCCATTACCATTTCGAGCTTGTTGCTCCATCGACGGTAGATGGCCGTCTTGCCGACACCGGCACGACGGGCAACCGCTTCGATGGACAGCCGGCCGTAACCGACCTCAGCCAGCTCGGTCATGACCGCGTTGCGGATCGCCACGGTGATGTCGCCTCGGAGCACCGCCGCTCCGGCAGGTGCGCGCTTAATCGTCGCCACCCGGTCACTATAGCGCTACGACGTAACGGTTGCGTTCCGCCGTTTGGTCAGCTACCGTCACAGCGACGTCGATACGAACCCGTTTCATCGGCGCGGCCGGGGGCCTGTCATGCTGCATGCTGTGTCCTCGCACCAGGCATCGGATCCCGCCGCGCCCCAAGGGCCGACCAGATCGGAGCACCACCCCATGACAGAGACGGCGGTCGCCTCGGCCGACGCCGGCCTCTCCCTCAAGGAGCTGGCCCGGCGCCACGGTTTGAGCGCCTCCGGACGGCTTCCCAGCCTGACGGAGTATTCGCGGACCCTCTGGTCGTACCGGCACTTCATCCGGGCGCACGCCAGCGCGAAGATCACCTCGTCGCTGGGCAACACCAAACTCGGCGCGGTGTGGCAGGTGCTCACCCCGATGATCAACGCCGGCGTCTACTACGTGATCTTCGGCCTGGTCCTGGGCGGCCATCGTGACGTGCCGAACTTCATCGCGTACCTCTGCATCGGTGTTTTCGTCTTCCAGTTCACCCAGTCGGTGGTCCAGACCGGCGCCAACGCGATCACCGGCAACCTCGGCCTGATCCGGGCGCTGCACTTCCCCCGGGCCAGCCTGCCGCTGTCCGCCGCGCTGGTCGAGATCCGCAACTTCATCGTGGCGCTGTTCGTCCTGATGGGGATCGTGCTGCTCACGCGTGTGCCGATCAACCTGGAGTGGCTGCTGCTGGTGCCCCTGCTGCTCCTGCACTCGATCTTCAACCTCGGCCTGGGCCTGTTCATCGCCCGCTACGGTTCCAAGGTCCGCGACGTGAAGCAGCTGATCCCGTTCATCATGCGGTTCTGGCTGTACGGCTCGGCCGTGCTCTACCCGGTCTCCAAGTTCAGCGACGTGCTGAGCGGCTGGCAGCTCCAGGTGGTCGAGGCCAACCCGCTGCTGGTCTTCATCGAGCTGGCCCGGCACGCGCTGCTCACCGACGTGGAGCTGGCCAACACGCCGACCGTGCTGTGGATCCAGGCGACCGTCTGGAGTCTGGTCGTCGGCGTCCTCGGTTACCTCTACTTCTGGCGCGGAGAGAAGGGCTACGGCCGTGGCTGACAACGAGCGGATCCCCACCGTCATCGCCGACGAGGCCCATATCGTCTACAAGATCCACCAGGCCGGCTCGGTCAGCGCCAGCCCGCTCGCCAGCTTCAAGCGCCTCACCACCCGCAGCAAGAACGCGAACATCCGCGAGGTGCACGCGGTCAAGGGTGTGAGCTTCATCGCCTACAAGGGTGAGGCGATCGGCCTGATCGGCACCAACGGCTCGGGCAAGTCGACCCTGCTGCGCGCGGTGGCCGGGCTCCTGCCGGTGTCCAGTGGCGCGATCTACGCGGCCGGCCAGCCCTCGCTGCTGGGTGTCAACGCGGCCCTGATGAACGAGCTGCCCGGCGACCGCAACGTCGAGCTGGGCTGCCTCGCGATGGGCATGTCGCCGGCCGAGGTCGAGGCGAAGCGGGACGCGATCATCGAGTTCTCCGGCATCAACGACAAGGGCGACTTCTCGTCGCTGCCGATGCGGACCTACTCCTCGGGCATGTCGGCCCGGCTCCGGTTCTCCATCGCGGCGGCGAAGAAGCACGACGTGCTGCTGATCGACGAGGCGCTGGCCACCGGTGACGCGAAATTCCGCAAGCGCAGTGAGGCGCGGGTCCGGGAGCTGCGCCAGGAGGCCGGCACGGTGTTCCTGGTCAGCCACAGCGAGCAGTCGATCCGGGACACCTGCGAGCGCTGCATCTGGCTGGAGGCAGGCGTGATCCGGGCCGACGGCCCGACCTCCGAGGTGATGAAGGAGTACGAGGCCTTCACCCGCAGGTGAGGCCCCGCACTCCTGCTGCGCCGGGCTAGTTGACCGACAGATGCACGTGGTTGGTGTGGTCGCTGGACGGGTCTCCGCCCGCCCCGCTGTACGACTTCCAGCCACTGCTCGGTAGCCAGATCCGGCGATACCAGATCACGTAGAGCACGTTCAGGTTGTCGGCGTTGTTGATGAAGTAGTTCGCCAGGTTGTCGCCGTACGTCTTGTCGGCTCCGGTGGCGTCGCCGCCGAACGTGCCCTTCTCGGCCGAGAAGTCGCAGGCCCGGCCCTTGGGGTGCTCACCGCTGTTCTGCGTTCGCCAGCACTTGGTGAACCTGGTGAAGCCGTCGGCGCGGGCCTCCTTGTAGGCGTGCAGGAGGGTCGCGGTCACACAGCCGCCGGTGCCGGTCGGGTCGGTCTGATTGCAACTGCTGCCACTCGGTCCGGGCGACGCGTCGGCACTGTCGCCGCCGTCGGACGACGAACTGGCGTCGTTGCCCTGATTCGCCGCCTTCAGTGCGGCCTCGGCCTGCTCCTTCTGCTTCGCCATCACGGTGACCTGCTTCTGCTGGTCCTTGATGGCGATGTCAATGGAGTCCTTGGCCTTCTGCCGGGTCTCCCGGGTGCTCTTGAGATCCTCGATCGCCCGGTTCTGGTCGGCGGCCACGAGAGCCAGCGTCTCGGCGCGACCCAGGAAGCCCTCGGCAGAGTCGGAGCTCAGCAGCGCGGCCATCGGCCCGCCCCGGCCCGCGGTGTACGCCTGGGTGGCGAGCAGGTCGAGCTTGTCCTGCTGCGGTCCGAGCTCGCCGTCCAGCTTCTTCAGCTCGGCGGTCAGCTTGGCCTGCTGTTCCTTGGACGTCTTGAGCTTGGCCTTCGCCTCCACGAAACCCTTGGAGGCCTTCTCGAGCTTGTCGATCAGTGACCCGGAGCCGCCCTCACCGTCGTCACCGGAGTCGCCGGGGGCGGCGAGCAGCCGGGGGGCCGCGGTGGCCGGCGTCGAGGCGACGGCCAGTCCGCACGCGGCGACGAGCAGCGCCAGCAACGCCGCTAATCGCCGCGCAGTGTTCTGCTGCACAGGCATTTCCTTCCGTCGGCCGCCGGCCGGGTTAGCTGACGGGTTCGGGACGAAGGAAATCCCTACCGCTGGTGAGCGGATTCACCCCAGGGAATATTGGTTCCCCGGCTCGCCTTTTTACGGCGATTAGGCGGCGGCTCCCGTGCGGGAACCGCACCGACCATACCCACTCGATCGACAGATCGACAGTTCTCGTACGCCGCGCAATGGCCTCGACACGAGCGGTGACAGCAATTACGGATAGTCGTTGCGATGTAACACTTTTGGCCGTTCCCAGGGTCTGATCCACGGCGATATCTCGGGTAAACTGACCGCCGGTCCTGCCAGGACGGCACCGCCCCCGAGTTGCCGGCAGGCCGCCGCCCAATCGTCGAAAGGCGAGCCGGGGAACCAGGTCACTGGGGTGTATCCGCAGTTTGCGGTAGGGATTGCTTCCGTCCCGAACCCGTCAGCTAACTCGGTCGGCGGTGACACGGAAGGAACTGTTGATGACCGCAAGTCCCCGCCGGTGGCTGATACACGCCCTGGCGCCGCTGGTGGCTGTCGTGATGCTCGCGGCACCCTCGGCTCCGGCTTCGGCCGAGCCCGGCGGCTCGTCGTCCACTGCTCAAGAGCAGGAGCAGAACGGTGGCGGCGGAGACGCGATTCTCTCCGATGTGATCGAGAACACGAACCGGCGCTATGTGTCCGCCAAGGCGGCCGTGGACAAGTCGGTGAAGGCGCAGGCTCAGCTGGCCAACCAGATCAAGCAGGCCGAGGCCCGGCGCGACGTGCTGATCCCCGAGGTCGACAAGATCGCCAAAGAGCAGTACATGACGGGCAACCTCAGCTCGATCGGATACCTGCTCAACGCCAACTCCTCGGGCGACTTCCTGGAGAAGGCGGTCTCCCTGGAGGAGATCAACCGGCTGCACGACGCCAAGCTGCGTGAGCTCAACGAGGCACTCCGGACCATCACCGAGAGCAAGGTCCGGCTCGACGCCGAGGTGAAGCAGCAGCAGCAGGACGCCGCCGCGATGAAGAAGCAGAAGGACGCCGCGGTCGACGCGCTCGCCCTGGTCGGCGGTAAAGGCGTGACCAAGGGTCTCGTGGTCGCGAACTCACCCGAGGCCGCCCCGGCACCCCGCAACTCCAGCGGCGGCTTCTCGGCCGAGGGCTGCACCGAGAAGGACCCGACCACGAACGGCTGCGTCACCAAGCGCACGCTGCACATGTACAAGGAAGTCAAGAAGGCCGGCTTCAACAACTTCGTCGGCTGCCATCGCGACGGTGGTCCGTTCGAGCATCCCAAGGGCCGCGCCTGCGACTGGTCGCTGCAGAAATCCGGGTTCTCGACGTTCGACACCGACAAGGAATTCCGGTACGGCAACAACCTGATGGCGTTCCTGGTGCGTAACGCCGATGCCCTCGGCATCTACTACGTGATCTGGAACAAGCAGATCTGGTTCCCGGCGAACGGCTGGAGCAACTACCACGGGGTCAGTGACCACACCGACCACGTGCACGTGTCGATGCTTTAGAGACATCACAAAGAACGGCCCCCGTCCGTACGGACGGGGGCCGTTTCGTATGTCGACTCAGTGCAGCGCTCGCCGGACCGGCGCCCGGCCGTGCGGCTGGGCCGGCGCCGGACCGGCCGGCACCGCCGCCGGGATCGGCATCGTCACCGGGCGCACCTGGGTGACCTCCAGCTCCTTGCCGTGGTGCAGCAAGGTGAGCCGGGCCTGGCCGCCGCCGTTGCGCAGCGAGTAGGTCACCTCGTCCGAGGTCACGCTCACCCGCAGCCGCAGACCGCGCCAGAGCAGCGAGAACTCCAGGTTGTTGATCCGGCTGGGCAGACGCGGAGCGAACGACAGCTGGCCGTTGAAGTCACGCATGCCACCGAGACCGGCGACCAGCGAGATCCAGGTGCCGGCCAGGGACGCCACGTGCACCCCGTCCCGGGCGTTCTGGTGCAGGTCGTGCAGGTCCATCAGGGCGGCCTCGCCCAGATAGTCGTGCGCGAGCTCCAGATGCCCGGTCTCGGCCGCGAGAACGGCCTGGATGCAGGCGGAGAGCGACGAGTCCCGTACCGTCCGGGCGTCGTAGTAGGCGAAGTTGCGCGCCTTCTCCTCCGGTGTGAACGCGTCACCCCGGATGTACATCGCCATGACCAGGTCGGCCTGCTTGACCACCTGCTTGCGGTACAGGTCGAAGTACGGGTAGTTCAGCAGCAGCGGGTACCCCTCCGGCGGGGTGTTCTCGAAGTCCCACTCCTGGAGCCGGGTGAAGCCCTCGCACTGCTGATGGACCCCGATCTCCTTGTCGTACGGGATGTGCACGGCGGCCGCCGCGTCCCGCCACGACGCGGTCTCCTCGTCGTCCACCCCGAACCGCCGGGCCAGGTCCGGATGGCGCTTGCAGGCCTCGACCGCGGTCATCAGGTTCTGCTGGGCCATCAGGTTGGTGTAGATGTTGTCGTTCACCACGGCGGTGTACTCGTCGGGACCGGTGACCCCGTCGATGTGGAACCGTCCGTGCCGGTCGTGGTGGCCCAGCGACCGCCACAGCCGAGCCGTCTCCACCAGCAGCTCCAGGCCGACCTCACGCTCGAAGTCGTAGTCCCCGGTGGCCTGCACGTAGCGGCGGACCGCGTCGGCGATGTCGGCGGCGATGTGGAACCCGGCGGTGCCGGCCGGCCAGTACCCGGAGCATTCCTGGCCCCGGATGGTCCGCCACGGGAACGCCGCGCCCTGCAGGCCGAGCGTCTGAGCCCGCTCCCGGGCCAGGTCCAGCGTCGAGTGCCGCCAGCGCAGCACGTCGGCCGCCGCGGAGGGCTGGGTGTAGGTCAGAGCCGGCAGTACGAACGTCTCAGCGTCCCAGAAGGTGTGGCCGTCGTACCCCGGCCCGGTGAGGCCCTTGGAGCCGATCGGGCGCTGCTCGGCCCGGGCGCCTGCCTGCAGCGTGTGGAACAGCCCGAACCGGACCGCCTGCTGCACCTCCGAGTCGCCCTCGACCTTGACGTCCGAGTGGTCCCAGAATGCGTCGAGATAGTCCTTCTGCTGCTGGACCAGTCCCTCCCAGCCGTCCAGGCGGGCACTGGCCAGAGCCGCCCCGACCTGGTCACGCAGGGCGGGCAGCGAGCGCATGCTGGACCAGCCGTACGCCGCCAGCTTGACCACCCGCAGCTTCTGCCCCGGCTCCAGCCGGCAGGCGACGGTGGTACGCAGCCAGTCCGGGTGGCCCTCGGTGGTGATGGCGTGCCGGCCCGGCGTCTCCACCAGGTGTTCCATGGCCGCGGCCATCCGCAGGTCACTGGCCTTGGTGCGGTGCACGAGGATGCCGCCGGTGGGCTGCTCCAACATCTCCTCGGCCTGCAACGGACGGTCCAGCACCGCGGCGACCCGCGGGTCCTTGCTCATCGGCGGCAACTGCTCGTTGGCCACCAGCTCGGACTGCAGGATCAGCCGGGTGGACGCGTCCAGCGGCTCCACCTCGTAGAGGAAGGCCACCACGGCGCGCTGGGTGAACGACACCAGCCGCACGGTCCGCACCCGGATGCCCTGGCCGGACGGCGACACCCACTCGACGACCCGCTCCAGCGTGCCGGCCCGCAGGTCGAGGCAGCGCTCGTGGGAGCGCAGCTCGCCGTACCGCACATCGAACGGCTCGTCGTCGACGAGCAGGCGCATCAGCTTGGCGTTGGTGACGTTGACCATGGTCTGGCCGGACTCGGGGAAGCCGTATCCGGCCTCGGCGTGCGGCAGCGGCCGCAACTCGTAGAACGAGTTCAGATAGCTGCCCGGCAGGCCGTGCGGCTCGCCCTCGTCCAGGTTTCCGCGTATCCCGATGTGGCCGTTGGAGAGCGCGAACACCGACTCGGACTGGGCCAGCAGGTCCAGGTCGAGCCGGGTCTCCCGAATGTGCCAGGGGTCGACGGGATAAGCCCGTTCACGGATCACGGTCGTGCCTCTCGTAACTGATTTCAGAGGAGGTCTTTGAGATCTTGCACCACGATGTCGGCGCCGTGCTCCCGCAGCGCGTCGGCCTGGCCCACCCGGTCCACACCGATCACGATGCCGAAACCACCGGCCCGCCCGGCGGCCACGCCCGCCTGCGCGTCCTCGTAGACGGCACAGTTCGCCGGGTCGAGTCCGAGCAGCTCGGCGCCCTTGAGGAAGGTGTCCGGCGCCGGTTTGCCGGGCAGGCCCAGCTCACGGGCGACGACACCGTCCACCCGGGCCTCCAGGAGGTCGGCGATCCCAGCCGCCTCCAGGACGTCCTTGCAGTTGGCGCTCGCCGACACGACCGCGCGGCGTAGACCGGCGGCCTTGGCGGCCTTCAGATACTCCACCGATCCGGGGTAGACCTGAACGGCGCCTTCTTTGATCTTCTGTAGCACGAGCAGGTTCTTGCGATTGCCGATGCCGTTGACGGTCTCCTGATCGGGGGTGTCATCAGGATCGCCCTCGGGCAGCGTGATGCCTCGCGAGGTCAGGAAGGTCCGGACCCCGTCAGCACGCTGACGCCCGTCGACATATCGGTGATAGTCAGTCGCGGAATCGAACGGCACGAAAGGTAGCTCATGGCGTTCGGCCCACGATTTCAGGAACGTGTCGAACGTCTGTTTCCACGCAGCGTTGTGAACCAGCGCGGTTTGCGTAAGCACGCCGTCAAGATCGAATAAGCAAGCGGTCACCTGTGAAGGAAGTCCGAGCACGCGCCCAATGTAGCCGGACCCGATCCCGGGCGAGAGGCGAAGGGCTGCTTCACATTTCCACGATGGTTTACAAGTCGTTCAAGCTGCGGAATCCAAGATGATCCGCAGACCGATCGACGTACCGATCGGCCCGGTCGCCGTGGTGACCTCGTCACAGAGCCGATGTGCCAGCCACAATCCGCGCCCGCCGACCTCGAACGCCTCCGGGGTGTGCAGGTCGTCCAGATAGGCGCCGGGGATGCCGGGACCGGAGTCGGTCACCACGCACCACACCGAACCGTCCTCGATCTTCAGGACCACCCGGCCGTTGCCGCCGGCGTGCAGCACGACGTTGGTGAGCACCTCGTTGACCGCCAGCACGAAGCCGTCCTGCCGGTCACCGGCGAGGCCGACCGCCGCGAGCAGACGGGTCGCCTCATGTCGTAGGACGGCGATGTCATCGGGGCCGAAAGCGCGGTCCAGCAGCACCGGCCACTCCCGGGGCGGGGCGGCATCGACCCTCGGCTCCCCGTCGAGAGCCGAACGCACGCTCTGGCCGATCCTGTCCTCCACCGTGGTG of the Actinoplanes sichuanensis genome contains:
- a CDS encoding glycoside hydrolase family 65 protein, which codes for MIRERAYPVDPWHIRETRLDLDLLAQSESVFALSNGHIGIRGNLDEGEPHGLPGSYLNSFYELRPLPHAEAGYGFPESGQTMVNVTNAKLMRLLVDDEPFDVRYGELRSHERCLDLRAGTLERVVEWVSPSGQGIRVRTVRLVSFTQRAVVAFLYEVEPLDASTRLILQSELVANEQLPPMSKDPRVAAVLDRPLQAEEMLEQPTGGILVHRTKASDLRMAAAMEHLVETPGRHAITTEGHPDWLRTTVACRLEPGQKLRVVKLAAYGWSSMRSLPALRDQVGAALASARLDGWEGLVQQQKDYLDAFWDHSDVKVEGDSEVQQAVRFGLFHTLQAGARAEQRPIGSKGLTGPGYDGHTFWDAETFVLPALTYTQPSAAADVLRWRHSTLDLARERAQTLGLQGAAFPWRTIRGQECSGYWPAGTAGFHIAADIADAVRRYVQATGDYDFEREVGLELLVETARLWRSLGHHDRHGRFHIDGVTGPDEYTAVVNDNIYTNLMAQQNLMTAVEACKRHPDLARRFGVDDEETASWRDAAAAVHIPYDKEIGVHQQCEGFTRLQEWDFENTPPEGYPLLLNYPYFDLYRKQVVKQADLVMAMYIRGDAFTPEEKARNFAYYDARTVRDSSLSACIQAVLAAETGHLELAHDYLGEAALMDLHDLHQNARDGVHVASLAGTWISLVAGLGGMRDFNGQLSFAPRLPSRINNLEFSLLWRGLRLRVSVTSDEVTYSLRNGGGQARLTLLHHGKELEVTQVRPVTMPIPAAVPAGPAPAQPHGRAPVRRALH
- a CDS encoding beta-phosphoglucomutase family hydrolase gives rise to the protein MLGLPSQVTACLFDLDGVLTQTALVHNAAWKQTFDTFLKSWAERHELPFVPFDSATDYHRYVDGRQRADGVRTFLTSRGITLPEGDPDDTPDQETVNGIGNRKNLLVLQKIKEGAVQVYPGSVEYLKAAKAAGLRRAVVSASANCKDVLEAAGIADLLEARVDGVVARELGLPGKPAPDTFLKGAELLGLDPANCAVYEDAQAGVAAGRAGGFGIVIGVDRVGQADALREHGADIVVQDLKDLL
- a CDS encoding ATP-binding protein, whose product is MEDRIGQSVRSALDGEPRVDAAPPREWPVLLDRAFGPDDIAVLRHEATRLLAAVGLAGDRQDGFVLAVNEVLTNVVLHAGGNGRVVLKIEDGSVWCVVTDSGPGIPGAYLDDLHTPEAFEVGGRGLWLAHRLCDEVTTATGPIGTSIGLRIILDSAA